DNA from Stutzerimonas decontaminans:
TGCGGATGAGGTAGGACGGCGAAAGCTCCGCGGCCTGGCAGATGTCTTCCAGGCGCAGCGCCTCGGTGCAATGTTCGGCGATGTACTCGGCAGCGCGGCTCAGCTGCTGCAACGGCTCGGCATATGGCTGAGTCGGGGCGGGCGCCAGCGTCTGCTGCAATAGCGTGAAATATTCCACCGCGGCGCTCTGCTTGTGCAGCGTGTCCGCCTGCTGGTCGAGCAGCGTGGCGTATAGCTGGGTCAGCCCGTTGAACAGCGTTTGGTCGAGGCTCTGGATCGGCGCGTAGGGAATGAAGTGACCGTCGCTGCTGACGCCCAGCTCATGCTGCAACGCGCCCAGCCAGCACACGTCGACGTAGAACATCAGGTATGACCAGGGTCGGCCATCGATAGGATTGCAGGCATGCACGGTCTGTGGATTGATCAGCACCAGCGTGCCGCGGGCGATTCGTTCCTGGGCGTCGCCGTTGAAGTAGGTGCTGGCGCCGGCGGTGATCGCGCCGATCGAAAAGGTCTCATGGCAATGCGGCGCATAGCAGACCTTGCGCCCGTCGGCGACGGCACGCGCCTCGAGGAAGGGCAGGGCGGCATCGCGCCAGAAGCGGGGTTGGCTATCGTCCGAACCGTTCACGTTAAGAGCGCCGTGGTCAAAAACTGGAACCTGACTCTAGCAATCATCCGTCGCTCTGGCATGCTCGATTGCCACGGCTCGCCATCCCTTCCCGGACAAGGAGTTCACATGCGCCCAATTCTTGCGTTCGCCGCACTGCTTTCGCTGGCTGGCTGTTCATCCTGGCAGCCCGATGCCGAGGACATCGTTCCAGTGACGGCCGAGCGGGTGCTGGCCTACCAGCAGGCGCTGGAGAATGCCGGTGAGGTGGTGGTGACGCGGGATTTCGGCTTGCGCGGTGGCGGCTGCTATATCGCCGTGCTGATCGACCGTGAGCTGGCTGCGCGCATCCATGTCGGCGAGGTGGTGCGTTTTCAGGTGCCGGCCGGCGCGCGGATCGTCAGCATCGGCACCGATCCGCTGGACGATACGCTGTGCGGCAAGCTGAGCCTGCGCCGCGAGAAACTGGCGCAGGTGCAAGCGGGGCAGACGCTGGAGTTTCGTGTCATCAGCGACAACCGCATCGGCTTCGACATCATCCCGGTGGAGCCGTGAGCGCCGGGAGAATAGCGGTTACTTGATAACCGTCCGCGCGGTTTTCAGGTAGTCGGTGGTGTGGCTTTCGACCTCTTCGGCATCCTTCGCTTCCGAGGCGATGTGGATTTCCTCGAGGGTGTCGGTCAGGTCGCCCATCTCCTCGTTGATCTTGTCCAGCGCGTCTTTCAGCGTGTACGTCAGCTCGTGGATCTGCGCCATGCTCTCGGGTGTCAGGCCCTGCGCCATGGCCTGTTCGAGGCGGTTGTTGTAGTCGGAAAAGTTTTTTACCGCCTCGGCCAGGTTGCGTGATGGCTGGGCGTCGGCCAGAGCATGGCCGGCAACGATGGTGGTCAGCGCCAGAATGGCGGTCCGAATGAGCGTTTTCACGACTGGTCCCTAGCTGAAAATTGTGGGGCGCGAAGGTACCACCTGTTGATCTGGACGTTGTGCAGCAGCGCACAGTCTGCGCTGCGCCATTAGTCGCATACCGGACGCCTGCATCGGCTGATTCTTGGAGATTGCAACCTGCAATTCGTCGTGCGTTGCGCCTGCCAGAAAACCGCGGGCGGACTGCTGGTCGTATTGGCAGCCGCTCTGGAACGGCTATTGCAGCAGGCGTTTGCTAAAGAGACGGCTGTCACAGCCGATAGATATAGGCGCTGGCATCTGGCCTCTATCGGATGACCAAGCGTTTCGGGGATTCAACAACAATGTGCCTCGCTACCTCATTGCTTGCAGGTTCCGCAAAGGGACTACAGACCGACGCCCCAACGTCGGCGCGAACCATTCGACACTGATGCCTTACTTGCCAATTGCCGCCCTCAGAGCCGGCACGCCATATGGAAAGAACGAATGATGCAGCAACTGACTATCCGAGCCCGCCTGTTGATTCTGGTCGGGGCGATGCTGACCGCCTGCCTGGTCATCGGCCTGACCGGTCTGAACGCGCAGCAGCGCAGCGTCGCCGGCCTGAATACCGTGTACCTCGACCGCGTGGTGCCGTTGCGTGACCTCAAGCTGATTGCCGATCTCTACGCGGTGAAGATCGTCGACGCCACGCACAAGTCGCGCAGCGGGATGCTCAGCTACCAACAGGCGCGGGACGACGTGCGAGCAGCACGTGCGGAGATCCGCCGTCTCTGGGGCGATTTCATGAGCACCAAGCTGATCGACGCAGAACGCCAGGTATCGGTGCGCATCGAGGCGTTGATGCAGAAGGCCGAGACCCCGCTCGATGACCTTGAGCGTATCTTCGATCGCCACAGCGAGAAGCGCCTGGCTGCGTTCGTCATCAATGATCTGTATCCGCTGATCGACCCCATCTCCGAAGGCTTCAGCGAGCTGATTCATCTGCAGCTGGGCGAGGCCAAGGCCGAATACGATCAGGCAGTGGCGCTGTACGAGCGCAACCGGGTGCTGAATATCGGCCTGTTGCTGGCGCTGCTGATCGGCGGCGGCCTGTTTGCTCTGGTGCTGCTACGCAGCATCAGCCGCCCGCTGGAAGAGCTGAAGCAGGCCGCTGCATCGGTCGCGGCCGGCGATCTGAGCCGCACCATCGAATGCCGCGGCAAGGACGAAATCACCGAGGTGCAGCAGTCGATCCGGCAGATGCAGCACACCCTGCGCGATACCCTGCAGGACATTCAGGGCTCGGCGACCCAGCTGGCTTCCGCTGCCGAAGAGCTGCACGCGGTTACCCAGCACACCGCGCAGGGCATCCATCAGCAGAACGAGGAAGTGCAGATGGCCGCTACCGCGGTCACCGAGATGTCCGCCGCGGTAGACGAAGTGGCCGGCAATGCCAACCGCACTTCGGATGCCTCGCGCGATGCCGAGACGGTCGCTGACGATGGACGCCGGCAGGTGACCGCCACGCGGCAGACCATCGACCAACTGAGCGAAAAGCTGCAGCAGACCGCCGGAACCGTGACCCGGCTGGCCGAGGAGGCGGCGAGCATCGGCCAGGTGGTGGATGTGATCCGTGCGATCGCCGACCAGACCAATCTGCTGGCGCTCAACGCCGCCATCGAAGCGGCGCGGGCCGGCGAAGCCGGACGTGGATTTGCGGTGGTCGCCGACGAGGTGCGCAACCTCGCGCAGCGCACCCAGAGCTCGACTCAGGAGATCGAGCGCATGATCGGCGCGATCCAGAGCGCGACCGATCAATCGGTGCGCGACATGCAGCAGAGCAGTGAATTCGCCTCGCGCAGCCAGACCATGGCCGGCGAAGCGGATCAGGCGCTGGGGCTGATTGCCGAGCGCGTCGGGCAGATCAACGAGATGAACCTGGTGATCGCCAGCGCTGCCGAGGAACAGGCACAGGTCGCGCGGGAAGTGGATCGCAATCTGGTGGCCATCCGCGACATCTCCGAACAGAGCGCCACCGGTGCGCAGCAGACCTCGGTGGCCAGTGACGAACTGGCACGCCTGGCAACGCAGCTCAACCAGTTGGTCGGGCGCTTCCGTCTGTAAAGGCGACGCGGTCGGGACATGCGATGTCGCAATCCGACCGCGAACCTGACGCTACCAGCGCATTCCTATGTACGGGCTTTCCCTGATCCGTACTGAACAAGGAGTCGCGCGTGAAAACAGCCGTGTCCGCCCTGGCGCTCGCCGCCGGTCTATCCCTCAGCCTGCCGCTGCTGGCCGAAAGTCGAACGACCTACGGTCCGCAGCTGGAAGGCTTCAGCTATCCGCATCCGCTCAAGCATTACCGTTTCGAGTCCCAGGGCAAGGCGCTGCAGATGGCCTTCATGGACGTCGAGCCGCAGGGCAAGGCGAACGGCCGCACCGCGCTGTTGCTGCATGGCAAGAACTTCTGCGCGGCGACCTGGGAGCGCACCATCGAGGTGTTGAGCAAGGCCGGCTACCGGGTCATCGCTCCCGATCAGGTCGGTTTCTGCAGCTCGAGCAAGCCCGAGGGTTACCAGTTCAGCTTCGCCCAGCTGGCGCACAACACCCAGGAGTTGCTGGAGCAGGAGAGCATCGAGCAGGTGACGGTGATCGGCCATTCCATGGGCGGCATGCTGGCGGCGCGGCTGGCGCTGAACTACCCGCAGCGGGCCGAGCAGCTGGTGCTGGTCAACCCCATCGGCCTGGAGGACTGGCAGGCCGAGGGTGTGCCCTACGCCTCGATCGATCAGCTCTATCAGTCGGAACTCAAGACCGATTTCGACAGCATCAAGGCCTACCAGCAGAAGTTCTACTACAACGGCAACTGGAAGCCGGAGTACGACCGTTGGGTGGAAATGCTCGCCGGAATGTACGCCGGAGATGGCAAGGAGCAGGTCGCCTGGAACCAGGCGCAGACCTCGGAGATGGTCTTCACTCAGCCGGTCATCCATGAGTTTCCACGCATTGCCACGCCGACGCTGTTGCTGATTGGTGGTCTGGATCGCACCGCGCCGGGCGCCAATCGTGCGCCGGATGATGTTGCCAAGCGCCTGGGCAACTATCCGGAGCTGGGCCGTCAGGCAGCGGCGATGATTCCGCAGGCGAAGCTGGTGGCCTTCCCCGATCTGGGGCATTCGCCCCAGGTCGAGGCGCCGGAAGCGTTTCACCGTGCCTTGCTCGAAGGGTTGGAGGCCAAGCGCTAAGGCTGGCTAGCCGCGCTCCGCTGCTTTTGCCTGGGGCGGCTGCGCGGCACCCAGGCGCTGCTCGCCGGATTCCAGCAGCGCCTGCAACGCACGGCCATAGGCACCGAGCGCCACGCGCAGGCTGTTGTTGTGCGTGGCGCCCTCGACCAGCAGCAGTTGCTTGGGCTGGCGCGCCGCCTGGTACAGCTGCTCGCTGAAGCGTGGCGGCACATAGCGGTCTTCGGTGCCGTGCACCACCAGCAGGGGCATGCCGATCTGGTCGATCTTGTTCACCGAGTCGAATTTCTGCGACAGCAGCCAGCGCACCGGCAGCGTGGTGTCGGACACCACCGTCGCCACGTCGGCCAGCGAGGTGAAGGTCGACTCGATGATCAGCGCGCGCGCCTCGGCCGGTGCATCGTCGCGTTCGGCCTGCTGGCCCAGCTCCGCTGCCAGGTCGACGGCCACCGCGCCGCCGAGGGAATGGCCGTAGATGAAGCGCTTGTTGGCGTCCGGTTGCAGTTCCTTCAGGCGCTCCCAACCGATGCGGGCATCGGCATAGACGCTGCGCTCCGATGGCAGGTCGCCAAGGCTCTGGCCAAAGCCACGGTAGTCGATGGCCAGCACGGAGAATCCCAGCGCGCGCAGCTGCTCCAGGCGGAACAGATGGCCGGTGAGGTTCCAGCGCACGCCGTGCAGATAGAGCAGCGCCGGCGCATCGGCGTCGGCGGCCGGCCACCACCAGGCGTGGATGTTCTGCTGGTCGCCGAACGCCGAATCTGTCAGCTGCAACTCTTCGATGCCACGCGGCAGCCCGCTGAAC
Protein-coding regions in this window:
- a CDS encoding DUF6746 family protein yields the protein MKTLIRTAILALTTIVAGHALADAQPSRNLAEAVKNFSDYNNRLEQAMAQGLTPESMAQIHELTYTLKDALDKINEEMGDLTDTLEEIHIASEAKDAEEVESHTTDYLKTARTVIK
- a CDS encoding AraC family transcriptional regulator; translated protein: MNGSDDSQPRFWRDAALPFLEARAVADGRKVCYAPHCHETFSIGAITAGASTYFNGDAQERIARGTLVLINPQTVHACNPIDGRPWSYLMFYVDVCWLGALQHELGVSSDGHFIPYAPIQSLDQTLFNGLTQLYATLLDQQADTLHKQSAAVEYFTLLQQTLAPAPTQPYAEPLQQLSRAAEYIAEHCTEALRLEDICQAAELSPSYLIRTFKQHYGMTPHAYLLNRRIQRSQHWLRQGLDLAEVALAAGFADQAHFQRTFKRQLAATPGQYRDRAARN
- a CDS encoding alpha/beta fold hydrolase; translation: MKTAVSALALAAGLSLSLPLLAESRTTYGPQLEGFSYPHPLKHYRFESQGKALQMAFMDVEPQGKANGRTALLLHGKNFCAATWERTIEVLSKAGYRVIAPDQVGFCSSSKPEGYQFSFAQLAHNTQELLEQESIEQVTVIGHSMGGMLAARLALNYPQRAEQLVLVNPIGLEDWQAEGVPYASIDQLYQSELKTDFDSIKAYQQKFYYNGNWKPEYDRWVEMLAGMYAGDGKEQVAWNQAQTSEMVFTQPVIHEFPRIATPTLLLIGGLDRTAPGANRAPDDVAKRLGNYPELGRQAAAMIPQAKLVAFPDLGHSPQVEAPEAFHRALLEGLEAKR
- a CDS encoding alpha/beta hydrolase, with the translated sequence MQRFFLFRSKARRICLLLITLFAVGLPVGCSVLEQKERELVFRIEPGTASWFSGLPRGIEELQLTDSAFGDQQNIHAWWWPAADADAPALLYLHGVRWNLTGHLFRLEQLRALGFSVLAIDYRGFGQSLGDLPSERSVYADARIGWERLKELQPDANKRFIYGHSLGGAVAVDLAAELGQQAERDDAPAEARALIIESTFTSLADVATVVSDTTLPVRWLLSQKFDSVNKIDQIGMPLLVVHGTEDRYVPPRFSEQLYQAARQPKQLLLVEGATHNNSLRVALGAYGRALQALLESGEQRLGAAQPPQAKAAERG
- a CDS encoding methyl-accepting chemotaxis protein; this translates as MMQQLTIRARLLILVGAMLTACLVIGLTGLNAQQRSVAGLNTVYLDRVVPLRDLKLIADLYAVKIVDATHKSRSGMLSYQQARDDVRAARAEIRRLWGDFMSTKLIDAERQVSVRIEALMQKAETPLDDLERIFDRHSEKRLAAFVINDLYPLIDPISEGFSELIHLQLGEAKAEYDQAVALYERNRVLNIGLLLALLIGGGLFALVLLRSISRPLEELKQAAASVAAGDLSRTIECRGKDEITEVQQSIRQMQHTLRDTLQDIQGSATQLASAAEELHAVTQHTAQGIHQQNEEVQMAATAVTEMSAAVDEVAGNANRTSDASRDAETVADDGRRQVTATRQTIDQLSEKLQQTAGTVTRLAEEAASIGQVVDVIRAIADQTNLLALNAAIEAARAGEAGRGFAVVADEVRNLAQRTQSSTQEIERMIGAIQSATDQSVRDMQQSSEFASRSQTMAGEADQALGLIAERVGQINEMNLVIASAAEEQAQVAREVDRNLVAIRDISEQSATGAQQTSVASDELARLATQLNQLVGRFRL